The genomic segment AGGGTTCATTCGGAGGGCGGCTCTCTTGAGCCGCCGAGAAGCAAATGGCGCATCAGGAGATGCGCCCTCCGAGATGCAAAGGGCTCGTTCGGAGGGCGGCTCTCTGAGCCGCCGAGAAGCAAATGGCGCATCAGGAGATGCGCCCTCCGAGATGCAAAGGGTCCATTCGGAGGGCGGCTCTCTTGAGCCGCCGAGAAGCAAGCGGCGCATCAGAGATGCGCCCTCCGAGAACGCTGAGGGTTCATTCGGAGGGCGGCTCTCTGAGCCGCCGAGAAGCAAGCGGCGCATCAGGAGATGCGCCCTCCGAGATGCAAAGGGCTCGTTCGGAGGGCGGCTCTCTTGAGCCGCCGAGAAGCAAGCGGCGCATCAGGAGATGCGCCCTCCGAGAACGCTGAGGGTTCATTCGGAGGGCGGCTCTCTGAGCCGCCGAGAAGCAAGTGGCGCATCAGAGATGCGCCCTCCGAGAACGCTGAGGGTTCGTTCGGAGGGCGGCTCTCTGAGCCGCCGAGAAGCAAGCGGCGCATCAGGAGATGCGCCCTCCGAGATGTTGAGGGTTCGTTCGGGGGGCGGCTCTCTTGAGCCGCCGCAGAAGCAAGCGGCGCATCAGGAGATGTGCCCTCCGAGATGTTGAGGGTTCGTTCGGAGGGCGGCTCTCTTGAGCCGCCGCAGAAGCAAGTGGCGCATCAGGAGATGCGCCCTCCGAGAACGCTGAGGGTTCGTTCGGAGGGCGGCTCTCTGAGCCGCTGAAGGAAGAGCGGCGCATCAGGAGACGCGCCCTCCGAGATGCTGAAAGGAAAAATTCAACAAAGCAGATGCGGCTGCAGCCGTCGTCCGTCGGTTGGGGCTGGCATGGAGCGTGCAATGCGTCCTGTGGCGTGGAACGACCATCGCCGTTCGCACGGGCTGGCTGACGCCAGCGCAATTACGGCTACGCCACCGCGTCATCGTAGACGCCAACGGCAACATGCGTTATTGGGTTGCCGACCGTGCCGACCCGCTGGTCGCGGTGGAGCGCAAAGGCGCACCTTCTCTGACTTTCACCGCTGAAGGGGCAGTCGTGCGCCTTTACGATGCGGACGGCAAAAAGAGCCCATCGCTTTACGGGGAATGCCGACAGCACCTGCCAAATCTCTTCTCTGTCAACGACCGTCAAAGGCGCTGCCGTATCGGCATCAGTGTCCTCACGCAAGAGACGCCCTCGTTGACCCTCTACGACGCTCAAAGGCGTGGGCGTTGCCTCCTGCACCTGCGCGTTGGCGGTGCGCCGTCACGGTGTTTTTACGGTGCTCAGCGGCAGCCGGTGTCCACTGCTCCCTGACAGGCTGTGCTAGCCCTCCTAAAGCACCGACCTTGCTTCGTTGCCCCGGTAAAGCGTTACCGCAATGGGCAATGGGCGGATGGTATAATTTTGCTGAACCGCTGAAGGACACGGTGAAAGGTCGCTAAAGCGTACATTGCACGGAGGCGTTTCGTTGCCATGACGGTGCACGAAATCGTGGACGATTTGGACAAACTGTTGGCGGTGTTACCGCCACGCATCCGCAAAGTGCTGGAACAGCAGGACGAGTTATCCGAGTTGCTGGAAGTCGTGCTGGACTTGGGGCGCCAGCCTGAGGCGCGTTTTCCCCACCGTTTCGTTTATCTCAACGACGAGCCCGTTACCCGCGACGACCTTGATTTCGTCGTGGAGCGCGTCGGCGAATTCAACCGCGATAACCGCGCAGGCATTGAAGGGACACTCCATCGCATCTCGTGCATCCGCAACCGCAGCGGGCGCATCGTCGGGCTGACCTGTCGTGTCGGGCGGGCAGTGTTCGGGACGGTCAACATCATCCGCGACATCGTGGAGTCAGGCAAAAGCATTTTGCTGCTGGGCAAGCCGGGTGTCGGGAAGACGACCAAGTTGCGGGAGATTGCCCGTATCTTGGCGGATGAGTTTGGCAAGCGGGTCATCGTCGTGGATACTTCCAACGAGATTGCGGGTGATGGCGATGTGCCTCATCCAGGCATCGGATTGGCACGCCGAATGCAAGTGCCTTCGCCCGAAAAGCAAGCCGATGTGATGATTGAAGCCGTTGAAAACCACATGCCCGAGGTCATCATCGTGGACGAAATCGGGCGCAAAGAGGAAGCCGATGCCGCCCGCACCATTGCCGAGCGGGGTGTTCAGTTGGTTGCGACAGCGCACGGCAATACACTGGACAATTTGGTCGCTAACCCGCTGCTGTGCGATTTGGTCGGTGGCATCCAAGCCGTTACCCTTTCCGACGAAGAAGCCCGTCGGCGTGGGACGCAAAAGACCGTGCTGGAACGCAAAGCCCCACCGACCTTTGATGTCGTCGTGGAACTTATTGACCGCCACAAAGTCGCTATCCACCACGATGCCGCCAAAGCCGTTGACGCTTTGTTGCGGGGGCAACCCATTCAGCCCGAAATCCGCGAAGAGTTGCCCGACGGCAGCGTCCGCATCGTTCAGCCCGCACAAGAGCCCAAAAGCGAAACACCGCCAACCCTAGCGGGTTTGTCCCGCGAGAAAGGCGGGCGCGTTTACGCCTACGGCGTTTCGCGCAAGCACCTAGAACGAGCGACGATTCTGCTGGGCATCCCGCTGCGGTTGGTCAATTCGCCCAACGACGCCGATGTCATCCTCACGCTGGAATCGCACTTGCGCAAGGGGCATGGTAACTTGCGCGCCGTCGCTGAACGCGGGCAAAAACCCGTGTTCGCGCTGCGCAGCAACACTTACGCCCAAGTGGAACGCACTTTGCGGCTCATCTTTGGCATCAGCCGAACGCCCGAAGAAGAGTTAGCCATCCGCGAAGCCGAAAGCGCCGTGCAGACCGTTTTGGAAGAGCGTCGCCCTGTGGAGTTGACGCCCGTCGGTCCGCACCTGCGCAAGTTGCAACATCAAGTCGCCGAGCGCTACCGCTTGCCCAGCGAATCCATCGGGCGCGAACCGCGCCGGCGTGTCGTGATTTACCCCAACAGCGATTGAGCCCACCTACGCTTCTTCCCACAGTTGCCGCAAATAGCGGGCACACCGAGGCAAATCGTCCGCTGGGTCACCGACGACGCTACACTCCAAGCCCATAAACTTGCCGTAGCCGATCTCTTTGAGGGCGCGAAAGCACGGACGGAAATCGGTATGTCCGTGCGGCGGTGTCAGGCGGTTGCTGTCAGCGATGTGGATGTTGGCAAGGTAAGAGCCACCCAGCCGAATGGCTTCCGCCATGTCCCCTTCCTCAATGTTGGCGTGGAAGAAGTCAAACATCGTCCGCAGGTGTGGGTTGCCGACGGCGCGGCACAACGCGACGGCTTGCTCCACGCGGTTGGGATGCCATTGCTCGTAGCGGTTGAGCGGTTCCACGATGACGACGACATTGCCCAACCGTTGCGCGTAATCCGCCAGTTCACCGTAAAGCGCCACCATCATCTGCCATTCCAACTCTTCCACCTTCTGCCACGGCGAAAGGTCGGGCAAACGAGGGCGGTTTTGCATTTTCGTCGGCAACAAGGGAACGCTGATGACGCCGACAGCGTTCAACTCGCTGGCGATTTCCAGCGCCGTCTTGTGGGATTGCACGGCACGGTCGCGCTCTTCTTTGCGGGCTTCAATCAACGCCCCGCCCCCGATGGACGACACGATGCTGACCTGCACGCCCGTGACCCGCATCGCTTGCTTCACTTCCTCTAGGCATTCCTGACGGCTGCTGCGGGTCAACTCAATGGCGTCATAACCCCATGCCTGCAGGTGGCGGAACTTTTCCGTCAAGGTTGCGCCGGGCACCATGTTCTCCCGCACCGCTAACCGCATCGCAGTCACACTCCCCACTCAATCCTTTGGGGTGCGCCATGCGCCGAAGATGCGTAAATGGCATCGGTGATTTGCTGGACGACAAGCGCCTGCTCCAAACTCGTTTGCGGTTGCCGCCGCTCCAAAATGGCAGCGGCGAAGTCCGCCAACGGTCCGCGATGGGCGGTGTCCCAACTTTCATCACCTTGCCACAGCACTTTGGGCGTCACACCCCGTTCCGTCGTCCCTTCGTAAAACATGACGACTTTCGCCTTGTCGGGCACCATCTTGAACCGCAACGCCCCCTGTTCGCCGATGATTTCCCACACATCGTCGGGGGCTGTCGGCATGTATTCGCCCCGCTCGTAAGCGACGGTCAACGCCTCATCGCGCATTAAGGCGACGACATGCGTTTCGGCGTCAGAGCCCGGAGCGACATGAGGGATGAAAGGCGATGGCACCGTCCACATTTGCGCCAGCACCCATTGAGGGCGCCAACGCCAATCCAGCAGCCACAGAAGGTAGTCCAAGTCGTAACAGCCCCAGTTCATCAAAATGCCGCCCCCGTTCAAATCCCGCCGCAACCGCCACGCGGGCGGGGGTGTCGCTGGCGGTCCGTCGGCAGGGCGGATAGCGCGGATGCGGATGAGCCGCAAATCGCCCAACAGCCTGCTGTCCAACGCTTCCTTGACGACTTGCGCCGACGGCAAAAAACGATGGCGCGATGAGCAACAGCCCGCAATCAAGTCGCCTTTGGCGGCGACCATCTGGCGCACTTCATTGGTGTTTATTGCGACAGGTTTTTCCACGAGCACATGCTTCCCTTCCGCAAAAGCGCGCAACGCCACTTGCGCCCGCCCCGCTGCGGGGAACGCCAAAACGACCGCGTCCACATTAGGGTCGCTCAGCAACGCTTCAGCGCTTCCGTAAACGCGGGGCACACCGAATTCCTGCGCCGCTGCCTGCGCGACTTCCTCGCGGACATCGGCGACGGCTACGACTTGGACGGACGACAAAGTCGTCGCGACCTTCAAATGCTGCCGTCCGATAACCCCGCAACCGATGACGCCCAACTGAATGACCGCCATAGTTGTCTCACCCTATCTGAGTCAACGCGGCTTCGGCTGTGATGCATTGTATCAACGGCAAAAGTGAAAGGCGCGCCCAAAGGCGCGCCTTTAAGTCGCCCTCAGCGATTGAGGTAAATGCAGAAAGAAAGCGTTTGCTGGGTCTATCGCCAATAATTAGGGTCACATGGTTCTTCGTCGCATCGCATGAACCTGAGGGAGCCGCCCCAGCGGACCATGCGGATTTGTTGCCAAATATACCACTTGGCGTGTCCGTCTGCGAATACCAATAGGGAGCCTTTTAGGTGGCGACCGGCGTTGCTCTCATTGTAGGTGGCGAAGTTTGAGTTCCAATACTCCGGCCAAACAAGCCGCACGACATGCCCTTGATTCGTCACGCCCCAGTTGTTCCCCATGCCCCAAGGGGTGAAGAACGCAGTTTCGCTATCGCCCCAGAGCACAAACTCTGCCGGCGTGCGCACCCGTGGCAAGCGCGTATAACCGTCAATATCGTTCTGCACCCACTCATTGTAGCCGTAACTGGTGAAGATAACCCAGTCAGGACGGTTGATGGCTGGATGGAGTCCGTAAGCGCCCCTACAATCCCACCAACCCCGGTTGCGGTTGGCTTGGGGGTCGTCACCCGCAGAAGCAAGCGGCCAACTCCAGTCGCGCCCCGTGCTGGGGCATTTGTAAACTTGCCTGTTGCGGATGTAGGGGTCCTGCATAACGGGAACAGGTGGGGCATACATTCCGCTGGGACCGCCAACCCAACACGGCGTCCGCCAGAACGGGAAACGCTCGTCATAGTCCTGCGCATACTGCTGGGTCGCCAAACCGATGTTGCGGTTGTTGTTGGTGCATTGGCTTTGGCGCGCTTTCTCACGCGCTTGCGCGAACACGGGGAACAAAATCGCTGCCAAGATGGCGATGATCGCGATCACCACCAGCAGCTCAATCAAAGTGAACGCCGTGCGCTTCATGACACAACGCACCTCCTTCGTAGAGCGTATGCGCCACGCTTGTGGCGTGCAGCATCGGATTCGTATCACGACGACACCTCCTTTTTGCGAATGTTTGTGCCGCGCTTATTTGCGGCTTTGCTGAGTAACCCCCCATTCGCACCTTTAGCCCTGTAAGGTAGCACACTGCCTCTCATCTGTCAACCCTTAACGGCAAAGGAACCGAACTTCGGCATTATCTGCGCCCTTCGGAGGAACTGTTGCCGCTCCCGCTGCTTCCACAACCCGCAGCACCGAGATTCGCCCTCGGTCGCGCGGAAATTGAAGCGTCGGAAGATGGGTTTCAGACCGACAGCCTGAGTGAAAAGGGGCGCACAACCTCTCTACTTGGCTCGTCGTGTGATCCAGTATGACGAACTCCGTCACGCGTGGCGGAAAACTTTCGCTCTGAATTGCACTGGTAGGCGGATGAGAGCGTGATAAGCCATGCTGCGTGGAGGAGCAGAACAGGCACACTTCAAGGAGAAAAGCGACCGGGAGGGGCTAAGGCTCTTTACACTCTACCTCAAACACATATATTTTAAAGCAGAAAAAAGACTGAAAGGAGGGTTTAAGACAATGACGAGCCTCAAAGTCAATTTGGATGAACTGCCGGCTACATTGGTAGAGTTATTGAACCCGTGGTCGGTTGGGTTGAAAGCGATGACGAATCTGATCCTCGGCGTTCCTTGTGGCGGAGGTAAGCACGAAGTTACTGTTACGCTAACCAGGCAAGGCAAGGTGGAAATTTTTTCGCCGTGCCAACTCCTGCCTGAGCCTGCCAGAAAATTGGCAGGAAGCGATTGCCTTGTTCGCGTCTCAGAAGAACTCATTAAGGCACTGATCAATGCGTTGAGGGACGAGGTGGTTTGCAAAAGGGTAGTTGAAGTGTTAGCGCATATTGGCGCACCTGCCGTTAAGCCGCTCATTGAGGGGTTGAGGGATGAGCGAGTTCGGAGGGGAGCGGTTGAAGCGTTAGGGCGCATCGGTAAACCTGCCGTCAAACCCCTCGCTAAAGCGTTGAGGAATTGGGATTGGCGGATTCGGAGGGGAGCGGTTGAGGCATTAGGGCGCATCGGTAAACCTGCCATTAAACCGCTCATTGAAGCGTTGGGGGATCGGCATGAGCTAGTTCGCGAGGGAGCGGTTGAAGCGCTGGTGTGTATTGGTAAACCTGCCGTTAAGCCGCTCATTGAAGCACTGGGGGATTGGCGAGTTCGGAGGGGAGCAGTTGAGGCGTTAGGACGCATCGGTAAACTTGCCGTTAAGCCGCTCATTGAGGGGTTGAGGGATGAGCGAGTTCATAAGGGAGCGATAGAAGCGTTAGGGCGTATTGGCGCACCTGCCGTTAAACCGCTCATTGAGGGGTTGAGGGATGAGCGAGTTCGGAGGGGAGCGGTTGAAGCGTTAGGGCGCATCGGTAAACCTGCCGTCAAACCCCTCATTGAAGCATTGAAAGACGAACGAGTCCGTGAGGAAGCGGTTGAGGCGTTGGTGCGCATTGGCGAGCCTGCTGTTGTGCTTTTAAGGCAAGTTTTGCGACAAACGAGCAGGGAAGACCCGTTGCGATGGGTCATTATTCAAATTCTTCGGCAAATCCCTGAACGGGGTGAGCGACGATGGCGATAATGCCCAAAGGTGGGAAAGAGTTGTTGATAGCCTTGCAGACGCCGTCGCCCAAAGGGCACATGGGCATCCCTGCGTTGCTTTGGGGTAACCCTGGCGAGGGAAAGTCCAGTTTTGTGGAGAGTTTGCATCGTGACGGTTTCCCCATCGTCACCCTCATTGCCTCCATC from the bacterium HR17 genome contains:
- a CDS encoding D-psicose 3-epimerase — its product is MRLAVRENMVPGATLTEKFRHLQAWGYDAIELTRSSRQECLEEVKQAMRVTGVQVSIVSSIGGGALIEARKEERDRAVQSHKTALEIASELNAVGVISVPLLPTKMQNRPRLPDLSPWQKVEELEWQMMVALYGELADYAQRLGNVVVIVEPLNRYEQWHPNRVEQAVALCRAVGNPHLRTMFDFFHANIEEGDMAEAIRLGGSYLANIHIADSNRLTPPHGHTDFRPCFRALKEIGYGKFMGLECSVVGDPADDLPRCARYLRQLWEEA
- the gfo_6 gene encoding Glucose--fructose oxidoreductase, yielding MAVIQLGVIGCGVIGRQHLKVATTLSSVQVVAVADVREEVAQAAAQEFGVPRVYGSAEALLSDPNVDAVVLAFPAAGRAQVALRAFAEGKHVLVEKPVAINTNEVRQMVAAKGDLIAGCCSSRHRFLPSAQVVKEALDSRLLGDLRLIRIRAIRPADGPPATPPPAWRLRRDLNGGGILMNWGCYDLDYLLWLLDWRWRPQWVLAQMWTVPSPFIPHVAPGSDAETHVVALMRDEALTVAYERGEYMPTAPDDVWEIIGEQGALRFKMVPDKAKVVMFYEGTTERGVTPKVLWQGDESWDTAHRGPLADFAAAILERRQPQTSLEQALVVQQITDAIYASSAHGAPQRIEWGV